A single window of Pseudomonadota bacterium DNA harbors:
- a CDS encoding type II toxin-antitoxin system VapB family antitoxin, with protein sequence MRTTLDLDDALLAEARRRAGEQGTTLTAVIEQALAAAFAPPVRTGKPFRLAWRPRRGRFLGGVDIADRDALYETMEGRR encoded by the coding sequence ATGCGAACCACGCTGGACCTGGATGATGCTCTGCTGGCCGAAGCGCGACGGAGGGCCGGCGAGCAAGGCACCACGCTTACGGCGGTAATCGAGCAAGCGCTGGCAGCCGCGTTCGCTCCGCCTGTGCGAACGGGCAAGCCGTTTCGGCTCGCTTGGAGGCCCCGCCGAGGACGCTTTCTGGGAGGGGTCGACATCGCGGACCGGGACGCGCTCTACGAGACCATGGAAGGACGACGATGA
- a CDS encoding PIN domain-containing protein codes for MKAVDTNVLVYADRREMPLHTVALARLRALAEGHEAWALPIFCVGEFVRVVSHARLFDPPTPAPQALKQIGALLASPSVRLLSPGNRFVPLLEQTIKESGASGNLVYDAQIAALCLEHGARTLVTNDRDFNRFSSLRIETLDGEG; via the coding sequence ATGAAGGCGGTTGACACCAATGTTCTTGTGTACGCCGATCGACGAGAAATGCCGTTGCACACCGTCGCCCTCGCGCGGCTCCGAGCTCTGGCCGAGGGGCACGAGGCGTGGGCGCTTCCGATCTTCTGTGTGGGCGAGTTCGTGCGCGTCGTGTCGCATGCGCGCCTCTTCGACCCCCCCACGCCTGCCCCACAGGCCCTCAAACAGATAGGCGCTCTGCTTGCCAGCCCCTCGGTTCGTCTCCTGAGTCCCGGTAACCGCTTCGTCCCACTCCTGGAGCAGACCATCAAAGAGAGTGGGGCGAGCGGCAATCTCGTCTACGACGCTCAGATCGCCGCACTTTGCCTCGAACACGGGGCCCGCACACTGGTCACCAACGATCGCGATTTCAATCGCTTTTCGAGCTTGCGGATCGAGACCCTGGATGGCGAGGGGTAG